Proteins encoded by one window of Lates calcarifer isolate ASB-BC8 linkage group LG7_1, TLL_Latcal_v3, whole genome shotgun sequence:
- the hsdl1 gene encoding inactive hydroxysteroid dehydrogenase-like protein 1 — protein sequence MAAVDSFQLLYREISRSCSSYFETLALVGALYMTSKAVILLRDCCTLVRVHFLPRMIPSKKLTQRYGDWAVIYGASEPVAKAYAEELARHGISIIFVTQDHTSVRDTAASLSQSYGVETVVVLADFSLDQAASKPIKEAIRGKDIGFLVNCVDESLTSPQSLIEMPEHSLLDLVNKNVAVATLMARLVLPGMVERSRGAVVNISSGACCRPLPGRVTLTASTGYLDHFSRALHLEYSGRGIFIQSLIPFQIASSGRQPSTSTSTSSREGWFVPKPDVYARHAISTLGVSNRTTGYWPHTLQYGLMRCIPEWIWVLGSHVFITSS from the exons ATGGCGGCAGTTGACAGCTTTCAGCTTTTGTACAGAGAAATTTCTCGGTCGTGCAGTTCTTATTTTGAGACTCTGGCCCTGGTCGGTGCACTCTACATGACCAGCAAGGCGGTGATCCTGTTGAGAGACTGCTGCACTTTGGTCAGGGTGCATTTCCTGCCGAGAATGATCCCCAGCAAGAAGCTGACCCAAAGATATGGTGACTGGGCTGTTATTTATG GAGCATCAGAGCCTGTAGCCAAGGCGTATGCAGAGGAGCTGGCCAGACATGGCATCAGCATTATCTTTGTCACTCAGGACCACACCTCTGTCAGAGACACCGCTGCATCCCTCTCTCAGAGCTACGGAGTGGAAACTGTTGTTGTCCTAGCTGACTTCTCCCTGGACCAGGCAGCCAGCAAACCTATTAAAGAAGCCATAAGGGGTAAAGATATCGGCTTCCTGGTGAACTGTGTGGATGAGTCTTTGACTTCCCCCCAGAGCCTGATTGAAATGCCCGAGCACAGCCTGTTGGACTTGGTGAATAAGAATGTGGCAGTCGCTACTCTGATGGCCCGGTTGGTGCTGCCGGGGATGGTGGAGCGCAGCAGAGGTGCTGTGGTCAACATATCATCAGGCGCCTGCTGCAGACCTCTGCCTGGAAGAGTGACGCTCACAGCCTCTACT GGCTACCTGGATCATTTCTCAAGAGCTCTTCACCTTGAGTACAGTGGCAGAGGGATCTTCATTCAAAGTCTGATTCCCTTCCAG aTAGCTTCAAGTGGCCGACAACCATCAACATCCACATCAACATCATCAAGAGAAGGCTGGTTTGTGCCAAAACCAGATGTTTACGCCCGTCACGCCATCTCCACCCTGGGCGTCTCTAACAGGACCACCGGCTACTGGCCTCATACACTGCAg TATGGACTGATGAGGTGTATTCCAGAGTGGATTTGGGTTCTTGGATCACATGTGTTCATCACTTCAAGCTAA
- the LOC108885254 gene encoding gap junction Cx32.7 protein, with amino-acid sequence MSHKQKTGQLATEMGEWDLLGRLLDKVQSHSTVIGKVWLTVLFVFRILVLHAGAEKSPSSHLVQVWGDEQSDFICNTQQPGCENVCYDLAFPISHVRFWVLQIIAVATPKLLYLGHVLHVIHIEKKMKERMKKQAELDDKTSLFLSKAYKVPKYTKSSGKISIRGRLLRSYVLHLVAKILLEVLFIVGQYFLYGFTLETRYVCTRFPCPHKVDCFLSRPTEKSVFIWFMLVAAFVSLCLSLVELFYLCTKAVKECMARRQDYTVTPVTPPLSERKNFKSRDEIIQNCVNLELELQGQKLGVNGVKGGVKRVVKSVASENNMGEVHI; translated from the exons ATGTCccataaacagaaaacaggacaaCTGGCGACTGAAATGGGCGAATGGGATCTGCTGGGCCGCCTGCTGGACAAAGTGCAGAGCCACTCCACAGTGATTGGCAAGGTCTGGCTGACCGTACTGTTTGTCTTCCGTATCCTGGTCCTGCACGCCGGTGCTGAGAAG tctccttcctctcatctTGTCCAGGTGTGGGGTGATGAGCAATCTGACTTTATCTGCAACACTCAGCAGCCCGGCTGTGAGAACGTGTGCTACGACCTTGCGTTCCCCATCTCTCACGTTCGTTTTTGGGTTCTTCAGATCATTGCTGTGGCGACTCCGAAGCTGCTTTATCTTGGTCACGTCCTTCATGTGATCCACATTGAGAAAAAG AtgaaggagaggatgaagaaacaGGCAGAGCTGGATGACAAAACAAGTCTGTTCCTTAGTAAGGCCTACAAGGTTCCCAAATACACCAAGAGTAGTGGCAAGATCAGCATCCGTGGCCGCCTCCTTCGCAGTTATGTCCTCCATCTTGTGGCCAAGATACTCCTGGAAGTTTTGTTCATCGTGGGTCAATACTTTCTTTACGGTTTCACCCTTGAGACCCGCTATGTCTGCACCCGCTTCCCCTGCCCACACAAGGTGGACTGCTTCCTCTCCAGGCCTACAGAGAAATCGGTCTTCATCTGGTTCATGCTGGTGGCAGCGTTTGTCTCCCTCTGCCTCAGTCTGGTTGAGCTGTTCTATCTGTGCACCAAAGCTGTAAAGGAGTGCATGGCGAGGAGGCAGGACTACACTGTAACCCCGGTGACACCTCCGCTTTCGGAAAGGAAAAATTTTAAAAGTCGGGATGAGATTATTCAGAACTGTGTCAacctggagctggagctgcaaGGACAAAAGCTGGGGGTGAACGGGGTCAAAGGTGGGGTGAAAAGGGTTGTCAAGAGCGTAGCATCTGAGAACAACATGGGGGAGGTCCACATCTGA
- the gja13.1 gene encoding connexin 32.3, producing the protein MGDWGFLSTLLDKVQSHSTVIGKIWMSVLFLFRIMVLGAGAESVWGDEQSGFICNTQQPGCENVCYDWTFPISHIRFWVLQIIFVSTPTLVYLGHAMHVIHKENKLREQLSSPGGSRLLKVPKYTDEKGKVKIKGNLLGSYLTQLVFKILIEAAFIVGQYYLYGFVMVPMFPCSKKPCPFTVECYMSRPTEKTIFIIFMLAVACVSLLLNVIEVFYLICTRVRCGSGRRNHKITSAENPASLSSPRWPTTEEALKQNKLNMELESNHSIGGSLDGAKEEKRLLSGH; encoded by the coding sequence ATGGGTGATTGGGGATTCCTGTCAACCTTGCTGGACAAGGTCCAGTCCCACTCCACAGTCATCGGGAAGATCTGGATGAGTGTCCTCTTCCTATTCAGGATCATGGTTTTGGGTGCAGGAGCTGAAAGCGTTTGGGGCGACGAGCAGTCGGGTTTCATCTGCAACACTCAGCAACCTGGTTGTGAGAACGTCTGCTACGACTGGACCTTCCCCATCTCGCACATTCGCTTCTGGGTCCTCCAGATCATCTTTGTCTCCACGCCAACCCTGGTCTACCTGGGCCATGCCATGCACGTCATCCACAAGGAGAACAAGCTGAGGGAGCAGCTGTCAAGCCCTGGTGGGTCCCGGCTGCTCAAAGTGCCCAAATACACAGATGAAAAGGGAAAGGTGAAGATCAAGGGGAACCTGTTGGGAAGCTACCTGACTCAGCTCGTGTTTAAGATCCTCATTGAGGCTGCCTTCATAGTGGGCCAGTACTATCTGTATGGCTTCGTCATGGTCCCCATGTTCCCCTGCTCCAAGAAGCCCTGTCCCTTCACTGTAGAGTGCTACATGTCCCGACCCACAGAGAAGACCATCTTTATCATCTTTATGCTGGCAGTGGCCTGCGTCTCCCTACTCCTCAATGTCATTGAGGTGTTCTATCTGATCTGCACCAGGGTCAGATGTGGATCCGGCCGTCGCAATCACAAGATTACTTCAGCAGAAAACCCTGCCAGCCTGTCATCCCCCAGGTGGCCAACTACAGAGGAGGCACTCAAGCAGAACAAGCTGAACATGGAGCTCGAGAGCAATCACAGCATCGGAGGAAGCCTGGATGGGGCCAAAGAGGAGAAACGACTGCTGAGTGGTCATTAA
- the LOC108885251 gene encoding gap junction Cx32.2 protein, with amino-acid sequence MGEWGFLSSLLDKVQSHSTVIGKVWLSVLFIFRIMILGAGAEKVWGDEQSNMICNTKQPGCKNVCYDHAFPISHIRFWVLQIIFVSSPTLIYLGHVLHVIHKENKLREYMQTHSRSEIVKSPKYSDEKGHIQIKGNLLGTYMTSIFFRILLEIAFIVGQYYLYGFVMDPRIVCSRAPCPFTVECYMSRPTEKTIFIIFMLVVSCVSLVFNVAEIFYLACSRSSRRRSKTVPTTAIAIHPRFNGDSLMKNEKLSLHDASTA; translated from the exons ATGGGAGAGTGGGGatttctgtcttctctgctgGACAAGGTCCAGTCTCACTCCACCGTCATCGGGAAGGTCTGGCTCAGTGTGCTTTTTATCTTCAGGATCATGATCCTCGGAGCTGGAGCAGAGAAG GTTTGGGGTGATGAACAGTCCAATATGATCTGTAATACCAAACAACCTGGTTGTAAGAACGTCTGCTATGATCACGCCTTCCCAATCTCACACATTCGATTCTGGGTCCTCCAAATCATCTTCGTCTCTTCACCCACACTGATCTACCTTGGTCATGTTCTCCATGTCATCCACAAAGAGAACAAGCTGAGAGAATATATGCAGACCCACTCTAGGAGCGAAATTGTCAAATCTCCCAAGTACTCTGATGAAAAAGGCCACATACAGATTAAAGGCAACCTCCTGGGAACCTACATGACCTCCATATTTTTCAGAATCCTTCTGGAGATAGCGTTCATTGTGGGGCAGTATTATCTTTATGGGTTCGTCATGGACCCAAGAATCGTCTGCTCCCGTGCTCCATGTCCCTTCACTGTAGAGTGCTACATGTCTCGACCCACTGAGAAgaccatcttcatcatcttcatgcTCGTAGTGTCCTGTGTCTCTCTTGTATTCAATGTAGCAGAGATCTTCTACCTGGCGTGTTCCCGCTCATCCAGACGAAGGTCTAAAACTGTCCCAACTACTGCCATCGCTATTCACCCACGTTTCAATGGTGACAGTCTCATGAAAAATGAGAAGCTTAGCCTCCATGATGCCAGCACAGCCTGA